The following are from one region of the Streptomyces rubrogriseus genome:
- a CDS encoding FAD binding domain-containing protein, with amino-acid sequence MTTHAPQAAQAVTLPTTLDEAVAALTAMPAAVPVAGGTDLMAAVNSGQLRPAALVGLGRISEIRGWQYQDGHALLGAGLTHARMGRPDFAALIPALAAAARAAGPPQIRNAGTLGGNIASAAPTGDALPVLAALEATLIIAGPDGARREMPVSHLLAGMEMLRAGELIGYVRVPLLHAPQVFLKATGRTGPGRATASVALVLDPARRGVRCAVGAIAPMPLRPLEAEQWVASLIDWDNGRAVVPEALHGFGEYVAAACIPDAAPDEDGSVPQLPPAVLHLRRTVAALARRALGRALS; translated from the coding sequence TTGACCACGCACGCACCGCAGGCGGCGCAGGCCGTCACGCTGCCCACGACACTGGACGAGGCCGTGGCGGCGCTCACCGCGATGCCCGCGGCCGTTCCGGTCGCGGGCGGCACCGACCTGATGGCGGCCGTCAACTCCGGGCAGCTCAGGCCCGCCGCACTGGTGGGTCTCGGCCGGATCAGCGAGATCCGCGGCTGGCAGTACCAGGACGGGCACGCGCTGCTCGGCGCGGGCCTCACCCATGCCCGCATGGGCCGCCCCGACTTCGCCGCGCTCATCCCGGCGCTCGCCGCCGCCGCGCGCGCCGCCGGACCGCCGCAGATCCGCAACGCCGGCACCCTCGGCGGCAACATCGCCTCGGCCGCCCCCACCGGGGACGCGCTGCCGGTGCTGGCCGCGCTGGAGGCGACGCTGATCATCGCGGGCCCGGACGGGGCCCGCCGGGAGATGCCGGTCTCGCACCTGCTGGCGGGCATGGAGATGCTCCGCGCGGGAGAACTCATCGGCTACGTGCGCGTGCCGCTGCTGCACGCGCCGCAGGTCTTCCTGAAGGCGACCGGCCGCACCGGACCCGGCCGCGCCACGGCCTCCGTGGCGCTGGTCCTGGACCCGGCCAGGCGCGGTGTGCGGTGCGCGGTGGGCGCCATCGCGCCGATGCCGCTGCGGCCCCTGGAGGCCGAGCAGTGGGTGGCCTCGCTCATCGACTGGGACAACGGCCGGGCCGTCGTGCCCGAGGCACTGCACGGCTTCGGCGAGTACGTCGCCGCGGCCTGCATCCCCGACGCGGCCCCGGACGAGGACGGCTCCGTGCCGCAACTTCCGCCCGCCGTACTGCACCTGCGGCGCACCGTCGCCGCGCTGGCCCGACGAGCACTGGGGAGGGCCCTGTCGTGA
- a CDS encoding xanthine dehydrogenase family protein molybdopterin-binding subunit, with product MSNDAATAEAEGTAEAATPVPDPIPHGLGASLPPADARAKTEGTFPYAADLWAEGLLWAAVLRSPHPRARIVSIDTTHAREMPGVRAVVTHEDVPGSPLHGRGGQADRPVFASEAVRHHGEPLAAVAADHPDTARMAAAAVIVEYELLDPVTDPEQAFEAEPLHPDGNLIRHIPLRHGDPDAAGEIVVEGLYRIGRQDPAPIGAEAGLAVPRPDGGVELYLASTDPHGDRDIAAACYGLSPEQVKIVVTGVPGATADREDQGFQLPLGLLALKTGCPVKLTATREESFLGHTHRHPTLLRYRHHADAEGRIVKVEAQILLDAGAYADTSSDALAAAVAFACGPYVVPNAFIEGWAVRTNNPPSGHVRGEGAMQVCAAYEAQMDKVAKKLGLDPAEVRLRNVLATGDVLPTGQTVTCPAPVAELLQAVRDFPLPALPKDTPEDEWLLPGGPEGAGEPGAVRRGVGYGIGMVHMLGAEGADEVSTATVKVQDGVATVLCAAVETGQGFTTLARQIVQDTLGVDEVQVAPVDTDQPPAGPGCRGRHTWVSGGAVERAAKMVRTQLLQPLAHQFGMSTELLQIADGKITSYDGVLSTTVTEALDGKELWATAQCRPHPTEPLDEAGQGDAFVGMAFCAIRAVVDVDIEIGSVRVVELAVAQDVGRVLNPAQLTARIEAGVTQGVGIALTENLRTPRGLIRHPDLTGYALPTALDAPDIRIVKLVEERDVVAPFGAKAVSAVPVVASPAAVASAVRAATGRPVNRLPIRPQAAVAAGH from the coding sequence GTGAGCAACGACGCCGCGACTGCGGAGGCCGAGGGGACCGCCGAGGCGGCGACCCCCGTCCCCGACCCGATCCCGCACGGCCTCGGCGCGTCGCTGCCGCCCGCCGACGCCCGCGCCAAGACCGAGGGCACCTTCCCGTACGCCGCCGACCTGTGGGCCGAGGGCCTGCTGTGGGCCGCCGTGCTGCGCTCACCGCACCCGCGCGCCCGCATCGTGTCCATCGACACCACCCACGCGCGCGAGATGCCCGGCGTACGGGCGGTCGTCACGCACGAGGACGTGCCCGGCAGCCCGCTGCACGGCCGCGGTGGTCAGGCCGACCGTCCGGTGTTCGCCTCCGAGGCCGTACGCCACCACGGCGAGCCGCTCGCCGCCGTCGCCGCCGACCACCCGGACACCGCGCGGATGGCCGCCGCCGCCGTCATCGTCGAGTACGAGCTGCTCGACCCCGTCACCGACCCGGAACAGGCCTTCGAGGCCGAACCGCTGCACCCCGACGGCAACCTGATCCGGCACATCCCGCTGCGCCACGGCGACCCGGACGCGGCCGGCGAGATCGTCGTCGAGGGCCTGTACCGCATCGGCCGCCAGGACCCGGCCCCCATAGGAGCCGAGGCGGGTCTGGCCGTACCGCGCCCCGACGGCGGCGTGGAGCTGTACCTGGCCTCCACCGACCCGCACGGCGACCGCGACATCGCCGCCGCCTGCTACGGCCTGTCGCCCGAACAGGTGAAGATCGTCGTCACCGGGGTACCGGGCGCCACCGCCGACCGCGAGGACCAGGGCTTCCAGCTGCCGCTCGGACTGCTGGCGCTGAAGACCGGCTGCCCGGTGAAGCTGACCGCCACGCGCGAGGAGTCCTTCCTCGGGCACACCCACCGCCACCCCACCCTCCTGCGCTACCGCCACCACGCGGACGCCGAGGGCCGGATCGTGAAGGTCGAGGCGCAGATCCTGCTCGACGCGGGCGCCTACGCCGACACCTCCTCCGACGCCCTGGCGGCCGCGGTGGCCTTCGCCTGCGGCCCGTACGTCGTGCCGAACGCCTTCATCGAGGGCTGGGCGGTGCGCACCAACAACCCGCCCTCCGGCCATGTGCGCGGCGAGGGCGCGATGCAGGTCTGCGCCGCGTACGAGGCGCAGATGGACAAGGTCGCCAAGAAGCTCGGCCTGGACCCGGCCGAGGTGCGGCTGCGCAACGTCCTGGCCACCGGCGACGTGCTCCCCACCGGCCAGACGGTCACGTGTCCGGCGCCGGTCGCCGAACTCCTCCAGGCCGTCCGCGACTTCCCCCTCCCGGCCCTCCCCAAGGACACGCCCGAGGACGAGTGGCTGCTGCCCGGCGGCCCCGAGGGCGCGGGCGAACCGGGCGCGGTGCGCCGGGGCGTGGGCTACGGCATCGGCATGGTGCACATGCTCGGCGCCGAGGGCGCGGACGAGGTCTCCACGGCCACCGTGAAGGTCCAGGACGGCGTGGCCACGGTGCTGTGCGCGGCCGTCGAGACCGGCCAGGGCTTCACCACGCTGGCCCGGCAGATCGTGCAGGACACCCTCGGCGTCGACGAGGTGCAGGTGGCGCCCGTCGACACCGACCAGCCTCCGGCGGGCCCGGGCTGCCGCGGCCGCCACACGTGGGTGTCGGGCGGCGCGGTGGAACGGGCGGCCAAGATGGTCCGCACCCAGCTCCTCCAGCCGCTGGCCCACCAGTTCGGGATGTCCACCGAGCTGCTCCAGATCGCCGACGGCAAGATCACGTCCTACGACGGCGTGCTGTCGACGACGGTCACCGAGGCGCTGGACGGCAAGGAACTGTGGGCCACCGCCCAGTGCCGCCCGCACCCCACGGAGCCGCTCGACGAGGCCGGGCAGGGTGACGCGTTCGTCGGCATGGCCTTCTGCGCGATCCGCGCGGTGGTCGACGTCGACATCGAGATCGGCTCGGTACGCGTGGTGGAACTGGCCGTCGCCCAGGACGTCGGCCGCGTCCTGAACCCGGCCCAGCTGACCGCCCGTATCGAGGCGGGCGTCACCCAGGGCGTCGGCATCGCGCTCACGGAGAACCTCCGCACCCCCCGCGGCCTGATCCGCCACCCCGACCTGACCGGTTACGCCCTGCCGACCGCGCTGGACGCCCCGGACATCCGGATCGTGAAGCTCGTCGAGGAGCGTGACGTGGTCGCGCCCTTCGGCGCCAAGGCCGTCAGCGCGGTCCCGGTGGTGGCCTCCCCGGCGGCCGTCGCCTCCGCGGTGCGCGCGGCCACCGGACGCCCGGTGAACCGGCTCCCGATCCGCCCGCAGGCCGCGGTGGCCGCCGGTCACTGA
- a CDS encoding SUKH-4 family immunity protein, which produces MHVVTGGTTITRGADADARPAVPSLVTRVRLATTVEDPSWTRGAARRSQASGERPSLWNTSTLMSCLLLAVGHRAEPGTSRDLPPRFLDREFGRHRVTRFEDIDFPRTLTHEPTRRFLRETGLPEDARPFRLDADDLPLPTLAEYCEEHPDHPAPPGADHLVRLGRLADGAHVAVDGTTGAVLTWRTPDGTLHPLVSDVSALALTLWALRRAGRLEAVAETDEAGADRWSARGPRCRAVSR; this is translated from the coding sequence ATGCACGTGGTCACCGGCGGTACGACGATCACGCGGGGCGCGGATGCGGACGCCCGGCCGGCGGTTCCCTCGCTGGTGACCCGGGTCCGCCTCGCGACGACGGTGGAGGACCCGTCCTGGACCCGCGGCGCCGCCCGGCGGTCCCAGGCGAGCGGCGAGCGGCCGTCGCTGTGGAACACGTCCACCCTGATGAGCTGCCTGCTCCTGGCGGTGGGCCACCGTGCGGAGCCGGGTACCTCCCGGGACCTGCCGCCCCGGTTCCTGGACCGGGAGTTCGGCCGTCACCGGGTGACGCGCTTCGAGGACATCGACTTCCCGAGGACCCTCACCCACGAGCCCACCCGCCGCTTCCTGCGCGAGACGGGCCTGCCCGAGGACGCCCGTCCCTTCCGGCTGGACGCGGACGACCTGCCGCTGCCGACGCTCGCGGAGTACTGCGAGGAGCACCCGGACCACCCGGCCCCGCCCGGCGCGGACCACCTCGTACGCCTGGGACGCCTCGCGGACGGCGCCCACGTCGCCGTCGACGGCACGACGGGCGCCGTCCTGACGTGGAGGACCCCCGACGGCACCCTCCACCCCCTGGTCTCGGACGTCTCCGCCCTCGCCCTCACCCTCTGGGCACTGCGCCGGGCGGGCCGGTTGGAGGCCGTGGCGGAGACCGACGAAGCGGGCGCCGACAGGTGGTCGGCCCGGGGCCCGAGGTGCCGCGCCGTCAGCCGTTGA
- a CDS encoding YdcF family protein, translated as MSDKQQAITENQWRRAALIWDYHQMHHQLRPADVAIGLGSHDLGVATHSAELYRAGLFPTLVFTGGNSPTTAEVFPRGEAVHFREHAIDLGVPAGAILLEPNAGNTGQNITLSREVLTDAGITPTTVMLVSKPYMERRSFATARKLWPDVEVLCASEPLEFDDYVKSIGDVKLVLDMLVGDLQRVIEYPKLGYAIEQEVPEDVRGAYESLIRDGFTSRLTAS; from the coding sequence GTGAGCGACAAGCAGCAGGCCATCACCGAGAACCAGTGGCGTCGCGCCGCGCTCATCTGGGACTACCACCAGATGCACCACCAGCTGCGCCCCGCCGACGTGGCGATCGGGCTGGGCAGCCACGACCTCGGCGTCGCCACCCACTCCGCAGAGCTGTACCGCGCGGGGCTGTTCCCGACCCTGGTCTTCACCGGCGGCAACAGCCCCACCACCGCCGAGGTCTTCCCGCGCGGCGAGGCCGTCCACTTTCGCGAGCACGCCATCGACCTGGGCGTCCCCGCCGGGGCGATCCTGCTGGAACCGAACGCTGGTAACACGGGCCAGAACATCACCCTCTCCCGCGAGGTCCTCACCGACGCCGGCATCACTCCGACCACGGTGATGTTGGTTTCCAAGCCGTACATGGAGCGGAGGTCGTTCGCGACCGCCCGCAAGTTGTGGCCCGACGTCGAGGTCCTCTGCGCGTCGGAGCCGCTGGAGTTCGACGACTACGTGAAGTCCATCGGCGACGTGAAGCTCGTCCTGGACATGCTCGTCGGTGACCTCCAGCGGGTCATCGAGTATCCGAAGCTCGGATACGCCATTGAGCAGGAAGTACCGGAGGACGTGCGTGGAGCGTACGAGTCTCTCATCCGTGACGGCTTCACCAGCCGCCTCACCGCTTCCTGA
- a CDS encoding WbqC family protein, with product MQFARRDYQHRARLGALDEPSRRQWLTVPTRLPQGRQTLIRDALIVDPGMARRKTMGMLRQHYGAGPHWPALAELLDRVLDAFDTGRVAAVATVSPRLLLDLLGWQGQGLIGSNLPSRPGRCGDLSRTKAFCCPLLDCCLLARLVRRLEAGAGFEPA from the coding sequence GTGCAGTTCGCCCGCCGCGACTACCAGCACCGAGCACGCCTCGGCGCCCTCGACGAACCAAGCCGTCGGCAGTGGCTCACCGTCCCGACCCGCCTTCCCCAGGGCAGGCAGACTCTCATCCGGGACGCGTTGATCGTGGATCCCGGCATGGCCCGCCGGAAGACCATGGGGATGCTGCGCCAGCACTACGGAGCCGGCCCACACTGGCCGGCCCTCGCCGAACTGCTGGACAGGGTGCTGGACGCCTTCGACACGGGCAGGGTCGCCGCCGTCGCCACGGTCTCCCCCCGCCTACTGCTGGACCTGCTCGGCTGGCAGGGCCAAGGCCTGATCGGCAGCAACCTGCCCTCCCGGCCGGGACGCTGCGGAGACTTGTCTCGGACCAAGGCCTTTTGCTGTCCACTGCTTGACTGCTGCCTGCTTGCTCGCCTGGTCAGACGGCTGGAGGCCGGGGCGGGATTCGAACCCGCGTAA
- a CDS encoding helix-turn-helix domain-containing protein: MATVHHWTGLEARALRLALRLSVRAFAEHLGVAVATVSKWESKRAKTEPRPDTQAILDTALGRADAPAHLRFETLLSEMASTVQGAGRRVTAAGPRAWEYESWADDLDRVVVALSRQNFAFADSLLSRWLARFDAQGLDDKGLYLFARSTALLGDLRRDQGSVLGPLSAQHSYAGARAVFTRLDIPRRVAQLDLSLAVVTEMSGRLEAAARQYEGLAVDDRLSHRDRARARLWVGTALSKNGRHDYATRVMQAATRDFEALTEPDDWSVAHQKLALARRGAGDLTQALHFIDIARSSGTTDSPMQRVRLDTAHGHVLLSDTATRDDGLQVLDQATRTAARYGLVHQLRSIEGIKAMKEGPIGPRRR; encoded by the coding sequence GTGGCAACCGTGCACCACTGGACCGGTCTGGAGGCCAGGGCTCTGCGTCTCGCCCTGCGTCTGAGCGTGCGGGCTTTTGCCGAGCACCTCGGTGTGGCGGTCGCGACGGTCTCGAAGTGGGAAAGCAAGCGCGCGAAAACCGAGCCCAGACCCGACACCCAGGCCATCCTCGACACCGCCCTCGGACGTGCGGACGCTCCTGCCCACCTGCGCTTCGAGACTCTCCTCTCCGAGATGGCCAGCACTGTGCAGGGCGCTGGGCGGCGCGTCACTGCCGCCGGACCCCGAGCCTGGGAGTACGAATCGTGGGCCGACGACCTGGACCGCGTGGTGGTCGCCCTTTCCCGTCAGAATTTCGCCTTTGCCGACAGCCTGCTCAGCCGCTGGTTGGCGCGGTTCGATGCCCAGGGACTGGATGACAAGGGGCTGTATCTGTTTGCCCGCTCGACGGCACTGCTCGGTGACCTCAGGCGTGATCAAGGCTCCGTTCTCGGCCCACTCTCCGCCCAGCACTCCTACGCCGGTGCTCGCGCGGTCTTCACCCGGCTCGACATCCCGCGTCGTGTTGCCCAACTCGACCTTTCTCTTGCGGTGGTCACGGAAATGTCCGGCAGGCTGGAGGCAGCCGCCCGCCAATACGAAGGCCTCGCCGTCGACGACCGTCTTTCCCACCGTGACCGCGCCCGGGCCCGCCTGTGGGTGGGCACGGCGCTGAGCAAGAACGGTCGGCACGACTACGCGACCCGGGTCATGCAGGCCGCGACCCGAGACTTCGAGGCCCTCACCGAACCCGACGACTGGTCGGTGGCCCACCAGAAACTCGCCCTTGCCCGCCGTGGCGCCGGCGACCTCACCCAGGCCCTGCACTTCATCGACATCGCCCGCAGCAGCGGGACCACCGACTCACCGATGCAACGCGTACGGCTGGACACCGCCCACGGCCACGTCCTGCTCTCCGACACAGCGACGCGGGATGATGGGCTCCAGGTCCTTGATCAAGCCACCCGCACAGCCGCGCGGTACGGACTCGTGCACCAACTGCGCAGTATCGAGGGCATCAAGGCCATGAAGGAGGGGCCGATCGGCCCCCGGCGACGGTGA
- a CDS encoding beta-N-acetylhexosaminidase: MTDLTDVTDATDVIPRPRHAAARDAYFDLGPDTRLVADEGAGHTERWLRATLGAATGLPLAPGEGSGGAVRLSLDGELADEGYRLDIATDGVRLTGGGPAGLFWGAQTLRQLLGPDAFRRAPLPGRRWRLPLGRIEDEPRFGWRGLMLDVSRHFMPKDGVLRQLDLMAAHKLNVLHFHLTDDQGWRIEIKRHPKLTGTGSWRSRTKFGHRASPLWEDKPHGGYYTQEDIREIVAYAAARHITVVPEIDVPGHSQAAIAAYPELGNTDVIDTTALSVWDTWGVSPNVLAPTENTLRFYEGVFEEVLELFPSEFVHVGGDECPKDQWRASATAQARMAELGLADEDELQSWFIQHFDTWLAERGRRLIGWDEILEGGLAKGAAVSSWRGYAGGIAAARAGHDVVMCPEQQVYLNFREDGGEDEPVPIAFVRTLEDVYRFEPVPAELTPEESGHVIGTQANLWTEVTENQERVDYQLFPRLAAFAEVAWSDLPAPADRDYAAFERRMATHYRRLDALGVAYRPPAGPRPWQRRPGVLGRPMDGPPPNK, encoded by the coding sequence GTGACGGACCTGACGGACGTGACGGACGCGACCGACGTGATTCCCCGGCCGCGGCACGCGGCGGCCCGGGACGCCTACTTCGACCTCGGCCCCGACACCCGGCTGGTGGCCGACGAGGGCGCCGGGCACACCGAGCGCTGGCTGCGCGCCACCCTGGGCGCGGCCACCGGCCTGCCGCTGGCGCCCGGTGAGGGGAGCGGCGGCGCCGTCCGGCTGTCCCTCGACGGGGAACTCGCCGACGAGGGCTACCGCCTCGACATCGCAACCGACGGCGTACGGCTCACCGGCGGCGGTCCCGCCGGACTCTTCTGGGGCGCCCAGACCCTGCGCCAGCTGCTCGGGCCGGACGCCTTCCGGCGCGCCCCGCTGCCCGGCCGCCGGTGGCGGCTGCCGCTGGGCCGCATCGAGGACGAGCCCCGATTCGGCTGGCGCGGACTGATGCTGGACGTCTCGCGGCACTTCATGCCGAAGGACGGCGTCCTGCGCCAGCTGGACCTGATGGCCGCCCACAAACTCAACGTCCTGCACTTCCACCTGACGGACGACCAGGGCTGGCGCATCGAGATCAAACGCCACCCGAAGCTCACCGGGACCGGCTCCTGGCGCTCCCGCACGAAATTCGGTCACCGGGCCTCGCCGCTGTGGGAGGACAAACCGCACGGCGGCTACTACACGCAGGAGGACATCCGGGAGATCGTCGCCTACGCGGCCGCGCGGCACATCACCGTCGTCCCCGAAATCGACGTGCCCGGACACTCGCAGGCGGCCATCGCGGCGTATCCGGAACTCGGCAACACCGATGTGATCGACACCACCGCGCTCTCCGTCTGGGACACCTGGGGCGTATCCCCGAACGTCCTCGCCCCAACCGAGAACACGCTGCGCTTCTACGAGGGCGTGTTCGAGGAAGTCCTGGAGCTTTTCCCCTCCGAGTTCGTCCACGTCGGCGGCGACGAATGCCCCAAGGACCAGTGGCGGGCCTCGGCCACCGCGCAGGCGCGGATGGCGGAACTCGGCCTCGCCGACGAGGACGAACTCCAGTCCTGGTTCATCCAGCACTTCGACACCTGGCTCGCCGAACGCGGACGCCGGCTCATCGGCTGGGACGAGATCCTGGAGGGCGGCCTCGCCAAGGGCGCGGCCGTCTCCTCCTGGCGCGGCTACGCGGGCGGGATCGCCGCCGCGCGCGCGGGGCACGACGTCGTGATGTGCCCCGAGCAGCAGGTGTACCTGAACTTCCGGGAGGACGGCGGCGAGGACGAGCCCGTGCCGATCGCCTTCGTACGCACCCTGGAGGACGTCTACCGGTTCGAGCCGGTTCCGGCGGAACTGACCCCGGAGGAATCCGGACACGTGATCGGCACCCAGGCGAACCTGTGGACCGAGGTGACGGAGAACCAGGAGCGGGTGGACTACCAGCTCTTCCCGCGGCTCGCCGCCTTCGCCGAGGTCGCCTGGAGCGACCTGCCCGCCCCGGCCGACCGGGACTACGCCGCCTTCGAGCGGCGGATGGCCACCCACTACCGGCGGCTCGACGCCCTGGGCGTCGCCTACCGTCCGCCGGCCGGTCCGCGGCCCTGGCAGCGGCGGCCCGGTGTGCTCGGCCGGCCGATGGACGGGCCGCCGCCGAACAAGTAA
- a CDS encoding ATP-binding protein gives MIKTVQRFFEARPESVGQARGFVSTTLTGWGWAERHDDIRLCVSELATNALVHGTVADHGFLVRLNAEDGVVRLEVHDSRRRRPEPRQTTATDLSGRGLVLVAALADGWGVQDRSPLGKIVWSCFKIA, from the coding sequence ATGATCAAAACGGTGCAGCGCTTCTTCGAGGCACGCCCCGAGTCGGTGGGGCAGGCGAGGGGTTTCGTCTCCACGACCCTGACCGGTTGGGGCTGGGCGGAACGGCACGACGACATCCGCCTCTGCGTCTCCGAGCTCGCCACGAACGCACTGGTCCACGGCACTGTCGCCGACCACGGGTTCCTGGTCCGTCTCAACGCCGAGGACGGCGTCGTACGCCTCGAGGTGCACGACAGCCGCCGCCGACGCCCCGAGCCTCGTCAGACCACCGCCACCGACTTGTCCGGACGCGGTCTTGTCCTGGTGGCAGCACTCGCCGACGGCTGGGGCGTCCAGGACCGCTCACCGCTCGGAAAGATCGTTTGGTCCTGCTTCAAAATCGCATGA
- a CDS encoding (2Fe-2S)-binding protein encodes MTDDQHGDPHGDQHGQGTPPGGSRWDPLPQGDYDDGATAFVKLPEGGVDALLASSDSPLAAPGHGYVPPQITVAPATTAGTDPAATGSWAAPSAPSAPVDGAQWQVPDAGQGPAAHQGYGGYPAQQDPYGGAAPYDVNAGQGVPGHDDRFAYQPGPTGQWDFSQAAQAAQASQAEADAAAARQASGQDVTGQWSIPVADGDLPDESGEFTTSSLAEQWGTGAPATLPGGAPAPWATQPAGQPWGEDAPRTGPADEERPAVGGHAYGTTASGHGEGHDADAGHRAGADLSGHGHGHGHDSGADTGHGPDAAVGPHGPVPNAHGPGSTASGHGAGHGPGSAAASVHGHDPAVRPDGPRPADGSYAQAPGVDTESAAEGAGAGPSVPAPDGTPTGSGTATDGPRGADAAPEGPAGRSAGPGEEARAGSRPEAAEGPVTDRAPTGGRERVPEPAREREHGQAPAGEPRPESSAAPQGVPADSPDPADSPDPTDPVDPADSIDPADPTGQGTDAADAGSDADGPEAATEAAQEPSAPAGPQDEHPLASYVLRVNGADRPVTDAWIGESLLYVLRERLGLAGAKDGCSQGECGACNVQVDGRLVASCLVPSVTAAGSEVRTVEGLATDGQPSDVQRALARRGAVQCGFCVPGMAMTVHNLLEGNPAPTELEARQALCGNLCRCSGYRGVLEAVQEVVAEREAHADADAHAGPDPEEPRIPHQAGPGAGGVNPAAFDAQPPPGAQDAPGPHDRPPYGDHGDHGTHGRDGGHA; translated from the coding sequence GTGACCGACGACCAGCACGGCGACCCGCACGGCGATCAGCACGGCCAGGGCACCCCACCGGGCGGCAGCCGCTGGGACCCGCTGCCCCAGGGCGACTACGACGACGGCGCCACCGCCTTCGTGAAGCTGCCCGAGGGAGGCGTGGACGCGCTCCTCGCCTCCTCCGACAGCCCGCTCGCCGCGCCCGGACACGGCTACGTGCCGCCCCAGATCACGGTCGCGCCCGCCACCACCGCCGGCACCGACCCCGCCGCCACCGGGTCCTGGGCCGCGCCGTCGGCACCGTCCGCGCCCGTGGACGGCGCCCAGTGGCAGGTCCCGGACGCCGGTCAGGGCCCCGCCGCCCACCAGGGGTACGGGGGGTACCCGGCCCAGCAGGACCCGTACGGCGGGGCCGCGCCCTACGACGTGAACGCCGGGCAGGGCGTCCCCGGGCACGACGACCGGTTCGCCTACCAGCCGGGTCCCACCGGACAGTGGGACTTCTCCCAGGCCGCGCAGGCCGCCCAGGCGTCCCAGGCCGAGGCGGACGCCGCGGCGGCCCGGCAGGCGTCCGGCCAGGACGTGACCGGGCAGTGGTCCATCCCAGTCGCGGACGGCGACCTGCCGGACGAGTCGGGCGAGTTCACCACGTCGTCCCTGGCCGAGCAGTGGGGCACCGGTGCCCCGGCCACCCTCCCCGGCGGCGCACCCGCGCCCTGGGCGACGCAGCCGGCCGGGCAGCCGTGGGGCGAGGACGCGCCGCGGACCGGACCGGCCGACGAGGAGCGACCCGCCGTCGGCGGGCACGCATACGGCACCACCGCGAGCGGACACGGGGAAGGGCACGACGCCGACGCGGGTCACCGTGCCGGCGCCGACCTGAGCGGGCACGGACACGGACACGGCCACGATTCCGGCGCCGACACGGGCCATGGCCCCGACGCCGCCGTCGGCCCGCACGGCCCCGTCCCGAACGCGCACGGACCCGGCTCCACCGCGAGCGGACACGGGGCAGGACACGGGCCCGGATCGGCCGCCGCCTCCGTGCACGGGCACGACCCCGCCGTGCGCCCGGACGGGCCCCGCCCCGCCGACGGTTCGTACGCCCAGGCGCCCGGTGTCGACACCGAGTCCGCGGCCGAAGGCGCCGGGGCCGGTCCCAGCGTACCGGCGCCCGACGGGACCCCCACGGGAAGCGGGACTGCCACCGACGGGCCCCGAGGGGCCGACGCGGCCCCTGAGGGCCCGGCAGGGCGTTCCGCGGGCCCCGGTGAGGAGGCGAGGGCCGGGTCCCGTCCGGAGGCCGCTGAAGGCCCCGTGACGGACCGGGCGCCGACCGGCGGCCGGGAGCGCGTGCCCGAGCCCGCCCGGGAACGGGAACACGGGCAGGCGCCCGCGGGAGAGCCGCGGCCCGAGTCCTCGGCCGCCCCCCAGGGCGTCCCGGCCGACTCGCCCGACCCGGCAGACTCGCCCGATCCGACCGACCCGGTCGACCCGGCTGATTCGATCGACCCGGCCGACCCGACCGGCCAGGGGACCGACGCGGCCGACGCCGGGAGCGACGCGGACGGCCCCGAGGCCGCCACCGAAGCTGCCCAGGAGCCGTCGGCGCCCGCCGGGCCGCAGGACGAGCACCCGCTCGCCTCCTACGTGCTGCGCGTCAACGGCGCCGACCGCCCCGTCACCGACGCCTGGATCGGCGAGTCGCTGCTGTACGTGCTGCGCGAGCGGCTCGGCCTCGCGGGCGCCAAGGACGGCTGCTCGCAGGGCGAGTGCGGCGCCTGCAACGTGCAGGTCGACGGGCGGCTCGTCGCCTCCTGCCTGGTCCCGTCCGTGACCGCGGCCGGCAGCGAGGTGCGCACCGTCGAGGGCCTGGCCACCGACGGACAGCCGTCGGACGTGCAGCGGGCGCTCGCCCGGCGCGGCGCCGTCCAGTGCGGCTTCTGCGTGCCCGGCATGGCGATGACCGTGCACAACCTCCTGGAGGGCAACCCGGCCCCGACCGAGCTGGAGGCCCGCCAGGCCCTGTGCGGCAACCTGTGCCGCTGCTCCGGCTACCGGGGCGTCCTGGAGGCGGTCCAGGAGGTCGTCGCCGAACGCGAGGCGCACGCCGACGCCGACGCGCACGCCGGACCGGACCCCGAGGAGCCCCGCATCCCGCACCAGGCCGGTCCCGGCGCGGGCGGCGTCAACCCGGCGGCGTTCGACGCACAGCCACCTCCCGGCGCGCAGGACGCTCCAGGACCGCACGACCGGCCGCCGTACGGCGACCACGGAGACCACGGCACCCACGGCCGGGACGGAGGCCACGCGTGA